TTAGAGATCTACACATGCAAACCGATTCCTTTTAGCAACGTGACTGAGTATAAAAGACACTTTAGACTTTTGCTGTGTTTAATGTGATATTTACCATATTACTCAGTCAAAACCATTGGTAGTTTCCGTACTGGGTGGTTGCAGGCAGCACTAATTTAATATTGAATCTCAAATTTCATTTTTTAGTAACAGCTCCTCTCAGATTGTGATGAATTTACACGAGGACAGGCATTGCAATATTTAGGTTTATGTGAAAGAAAAAAATAAATCATCACACAGACTTAATGCTACATTTATTAAATCAAAGTCTAAATATGCCACTGTGTGTGGTTGAACTATAAAGCAGGCTACTGTAACTGCTAGCGTGTATGGTCTCAAAAATGGAAAGAATGCACTGAACTTGAACCGCTGTGTATATATTTTCTACAAGTATTTGTAACAGCAATTTCATCCCATCTAACGATTGAGACTTGCCTTTTGTATGTTTTTGTGTTCCATAGTTTAGTTAATGAAAATAAAATCTTCATGCTCTACAGATTGTCATTCGCTATTTGTGTTCTATTGTCTTCACCTTTTTGCAACAAAGCATTTACATAAATGTTACAATTTTATACCACACTGTATGAGTGTCACACAGTTTTACTTCAATAAATAACATCTCTTTCTGGAACAGGTGTGCATGCTGAgtataaaaatagattttatttcCATCAAAATCTCCCTGATGCTGTAGGCTTTGCATGCAGTTTGGGTTTCAGATAGGATTAAAATACACCTAATAGGAATGTGACTACGGAATAATAAAATACCTAGTTCATATACAAAGAAAGTGCACCTCATGTTTTGTAAAGGGTTTTTTAACCTGAGTTTGCATGCATTGTTAGTGGGATATATTACATGAAGGTACAGTTCATTCAAAAGCTGACAAAAAAATATCCTGAAGAACACATCATTCACTGTGCCATTAGTTTGTCAAGTCGGAGTTGCATGATGTGTAAAGACTTCTCTAGGTTAGAGAACTGTTTCTCTAGGAGGGCTGCCACGTTGTCTTTTCCGTTGATGGAGTCCTTCGTTTTGGCAATGTGCTCCTTTATACTAGAAACAGACAACAAAAAATCACAAAAGGTTCTCATACACATGGACCTAAAAACAGGTTTCATACATTTTACTATAACAATGTACTCTTTGAGCTCCTAAATATTTACATCGACACACtatcaattacacacacacattagtatTTAGTTGTGTATTTTATGTGTGCGACTGTTCTTGTCTATCAGTGTAACAGTGTTTTGTTtcatgtcatgttttgtgtttttgtgtggaccccaggaagaatagctacAGCTTCggcaaaagctaatggggatccgaaTAAACAAATACCAGCGGGATTGGTTCAAACTGTATCGTACTAGAAAGAGAAAGTCTGATCTCATTAAATTGCATTGTAATGAATCTCATACCAGGACTTTGATTCAGCCAGATGTGGGGAGGACTGAAGAAGTAGAACGTGAAATGATTCAGGCGACTGTTCCCGCTCTGTTCTTAGACCCCTCTACTCAGTAGGACAGGTTCTGACTAGTGGTTGATCATGCATGACTTCATCTGCTAGGAATTCAACAATACTGGTTGGAGCAGAAAGCTCCACATACCCTTCTAtttctgcattgcttgcttttgggggttttaggatgggtttctgtatagcactttgacattggctgatgtaaaaaggctttataaatacattgattgattgactgacccTTTAGTTCCCTCACTCCCCTACACATTATCCTGCTTGCACAAGTCCCTAGAGGAAGTAACCTCAATTCCCTTTGATGAACAAGCTTCTACAATCATTGAATTTCTCAATAGTTTTACTATGCCTTTAACAAACACTGTTAAAATAGACATTGATATGACTGTTTGAGTATTCATTCCTTAGGAGTAAAAATAAAAGCAAAACTACCATGCCGTCCTGTTTAACACAAACAGCATGTGGAACAAGACTAGGGGCCAACTCAGTGCTGTGGTGCAGTGAGTGAATCTACCCCCTCACTTTGAGAAGGTCCAGTGCTCtgtcccctaaccctcaccttGAAGGTCCAGTGCTCtgtcccctaaccctcaccttGAGAAGGTCCAgcgctccatctccctcacctTGAGAAAGTCCAgcgctccctcccctccccctcacatTGAGAAGTTCCTgcgctccctcccctccccctcacatTGAGAAGTTCCTGCGCTCCCTCCCCTAGCCCTCACATTGAGAAGGTCCAgcgctccctcccctccccctcaacTTGAGAAGGTCCAGCGCTCCATCCCCTACCCCTCACCTTGAAGGTCCAGTGTTCTGTCCCCTACCCCTCACCCTGAGAAGGTCCTGCGCTCCCTTACCTCCCCCTCACCTTGAGAAGGTCCTGCGCTCCCTCGCCCTCACCTTGAGAAGGTccagtgctcagtcccctccttcctcttctcctccagtgTGAGGAACACCTTCTGCATGGTCTCTGTCGTCTCTGTCACGTTCAGGTAGTCCGCCCTCACCACCTGCAAGTCCTCCAAGGCCTGCTGTTTAAACGAGGCTGAAGTTCCCCCTTCTACCACCACCTCGCTGGCCAGGGACACTGCCTGCAGGGCCGCCCTATTCTGGAGCACCAGCAGACGAGACTGCTCAAACTCCTCCGGCCCGGCGATGTCGTCCCAGCAGACTGGGGAGGCAGAGGGCAGCCAGAAGCGCTGGGAGCAGTTGACAGGATTCCCCGGAGTCTCTGTCACAAAAGGGCTGTCGGCGGGGAAGCTGTGGAGTAGATCCTGGAGGTTGAAGGAACCGGAgccccactcccagtctccctGCATGGGCTCTCCTGACTCAGGGTCGAGCGTGGGTCCCACCTCTGCCCCCACCGGGCACCAGGCACTCAGGAGGCAACAGGAGAGGCAGAGCCAAGCCCAGCTAGTTGTTCCATCGTGGAGCCACTTCATCACAATGTAGCTGGACTAGTCTTGTTCCCCAGCAGTGTGTCTATTAGCCTGGCAAGCAAGGCTACTGGGCCTGAGGAGTAATGCAATGGGCATTGTCATTTAGATAGGCCTAATTTGTGCCGCTAGAAATAAACATGGTACTAGTCCAGTAGTGAATCATTCATCCGGGAAAACATGAGCTCATTTTCAAGCCACAGGACTCTTTTTTTGAACATTACAGTTCACAGTAACTTTTCTGTATTTCTCACATATATGTTCTGCAGACAGAGGTTAGTGACTTTAATCCGTTCTTGAACAACTTTCACCTATTTTTTTCCTGTGTATTTTCTTCCTACCAGTAGGGTGGTCTAACAGTAATGTTTGGCATGGTGGCACTAGGGCAGACTGTCTAACCAGTTTTCCGTGTTATGTCCTTGCTGCAGGCGACAAAATGTGTTTAAAAGTATTTCCCTGATACTTACAGTACAAATGCAAGCCTATAAAGCTTTGCAATAATGTTGTGGGACCATCACTGTTAAACACATCTTAATGAAACCACCTGGACATAGGTGAAATATAAAACAACTAAATGCAAACACAGTGGGCTACTCCACTGCTTATGTTATGAACAAACTCATTTAGATATTTGGTTCCAACGAAATTGGGGTCAATCGAATCATAACCGACAGGCGGTGGAAAATAATCCTAATCGTTCCAACACTGCAATCGGTTCATTCTGCAAACGGTCATAATTTGTCGTATCTTCCTGTTTATACAATATCTTCGCTAAACTGTCAAGCAAAGCAACAACATACTTACAAATGTAATCAAACGGCGTATTGCAAATTTCTTAATGCAGAGATTACTTTATAGAAGAAAATTCCGGAGACGTACGCAGTTTAGTCCGTCGCTGGTGCAAGTGAAGTCAAATTACACATGGTGAGTTTTTGGAAAGTAtgactcgctctctccctctttctctcagcgGTTTGAACAGCCTGGtgtcagagcatttcgtattattctgtacgtaaaccCGAGGCATAATTTAGTATGAGATGCATGTTACATTTCGTATGGTATATATTAATTTGTACATGTCCTccacccatttcgtatgatatgttacgaaatccagctaggtggctaacgttaactagactaggagttaggtttaaggttagctaaaatggtgtgggttagctaacatgctatgtAGTTGCAAAGCAGCGAacaagtagttgaaaagttgctaattaacAAATTGTCCATGATCCGATTTGAACTCTCAACCTTTGGGTTTCTAGACGTTCGTGTTATAGGCTCACCCACCCAACATTTGTGTTCGCCTTGAGTAACCATCTGCCTTATGTAAGAGTATCTCGGATTTACGTTTACTCTGTTACGTCTAGTCTGACACCAGGCCGAAGAACAAGCAAAGCACCATGAATTTGTCGAATACCAACAGACTGCGATTGTGTAGTGTAATTTTGCTTATAAAGTGAAATTAGTTTTCTTAAATTGGTCCTTTAACTTATCTGATTTATTTGTGGTACTGACAGCTGTAATTTTAGATGCCAACTGATAAAAAAAAGACCGAATAATTTGTCCTATGAATATATCTTCTTAAAGTTGATTTAAGAGATATATTGTGCGCAGGTTGTGTCCTGCAGATTTGACATGGACTCAAGTAGAATACATGGGAAAAAGTCGGCCCCAAATTAAAGTTTGTGTCAGTTGATTGTATACCCCAAAAGACTTCTAAATCAAGCAGTCAATATTCCGTAGCACATGTATTTTAGGAAATCGGAAGTCTTTACTTCCATTCGATTGGGCTTGAACGGCACAATCAATATATAGGTGGTGCACATGCAACAGTCGGATCCATTtcgagaaaaaaaaagaaaaagcacTGCTAGGTGTAGACTACTGTACTTGTGGGAGCAGTATAAAAACCAAATCGACTTTATGGCTGAAATAAAAAAGTATAGCACCTCATTTATACAAGTACTAAATCATATTGGGATTTATGGACATTGTGTGTTTAGGGAGTGCTGTTTTGGCAGTAAAATAGAAAGGGCGGCAAGGGGTGTATTTGGAAAAGTCTAGCACTGCCATAAATAAATAGGAATGGCAAAAACAGCTAAAGATGGACAGTGTTATTTCATTGGGAACATGTGGTTCATGAAGCCAAAAATGTGTCATACTAAATGATTAACTTGCAGAATCTATAATGTCCACCTACAAGAACCATGACCTGTTATTCATACGTACATCAAGGGACAAGATTAAACCATTCACATTTTAACCAAATCTTTATATACATAGTAAAAGACAAAACTTTAAGAAACTTGATATTTTTATGAATTAATGCAATTTACAGTCAAGCCAGAGTTAACTATATTAAATGAATCATTCACATTTTCTATCAGGGCTTTACAGCATCTCTCGTGTTTGTAATCATAATTGTTAACAAAAAAAAGTAATAGAAATCAAAACTGACATTTTCGACAACGAGGAGCTGCTAGCAGTGGATCGAACCAATAAACCAGCACCAAAAAGATCTCTCCATGATAGATATGACAGCAAATTCAGTTTTAGCATGTGGTAATAGAGAAAACTCTGAAAATCTAAATCACACGCAAGGGAGGTTTGAGTTCACTGTACTGTGCAGGACTCTGCCTTTGCAAAAAGCATTTGGTCGCTTTACATTGACATTTAAAGAAAGAAATCCTTGATGGGTTAAAACAGAAATGGTAGGTCCTGGATAGTGTTTACTGTGAAAAGTCAAGACATAAGGAAGTGTAGGGCTTTTCAAAAATATTTAATTGATAATTCAAGGATGATtgtcataatttttttttaaaggagtaACAGAACCAATTAAAATCAGGTGACTGAATCTTCAGGACACTTACATTCATAGGAGGTAGATATGTGGCAATGGCGCATGCATGACATGGTTTCTCAAGGTGTGGATTCTAGTGCATAATTTTGTACTTAAGGCCAAATATACTAGAAGAAGGTACCCCATTTGAAGTTCTAAGGCTATCTTAAGAcaaaggtgtggaataagataGGGAGGACAAACAGTTGCAGATACAGCCCTCATGGCAATACCGGAGTCAACGGTCACGTCGAACAGTCGCCATAGTTTTGTTGATGGAAAATGACATGAATTCCTGACTGAAAACAGTTTTTTGGGGTTCTTTGGACACTCACAGCATCCTAACAAGCAAAACATGGAAAGTATGTGGCTACAATTTAGAATGATGATAAATGTATTTAACAAAAGTGCATACATGACACAATCTCACACAACCATTTATTTTGGCTTCAGGTTCAGaaaataccatttaaatgttTGACAGTGAACTGGTTTTGCATGGCATATGCACCGCCTTGTGACAATCAAACCTCCTAAAGGGGATATTTACATTTTATTGGATAATATGAAGACAGAATAAAAAATGAGAAAAGTCAATGCAGCATTTGTCAGGCTTATGAGGTACTTTGtgaatatatatagatatatcttTACCTTTTTAGAAAAGCTCTTCAGTCATATTATTCATGTTGATAGAAAAATGTATAAAACACAAGGTATTTTATGCTTTTTTCTGTCTGCCCAGCCTTAAGCGGGCATTTTTTAAAACTGCTTCGAAAGTGCAAAACACAAATACTGATCACTCTATGCAGTGTATTCACTCAAGGTTGCATGATAATGTGGACATTATTTTATGTGGTGCTGTAAATCAAATATGGGTGAGCAACTCAAATAGGATTGGTGGAAAATAAATCTCTAAAAAGGCACACaccataaaaacatgttttcagatcAGATGACAATGACACGAGAATTGGAATTTAATTTCCATACCTTGTTGTTGTACCTTCCCATTTGTGCTATCAGATTATCTTAAGTGACTGAAATATGCCAGTAGGCTACATCTGTATATCATGTCAATGTACAAAACATTGAGGAAAGTGTAGTTCAAACGTATTCACTTCGTAAAATGTAGCATGCAAAAATACATATATTAGCCTCATCTAAAACATTACAAATGTGGATAATTAATAGTTTGATAGTTATGTTCCTTTTTCTGGGTGTAAGAACAGATTAAAACTGGTAAAGGGCAACAACATGAAATAAAAG
This window of the Oncorhynchus keta strain PuntledgeMale-10-30-2019 chromosome 20, Oket_V2, whole genome shotgun sequence genome carries:
- the si:ch211-57n23.1 gene encoding uncharacterized protein si:ch211-57n23.1, which gives rise to MKWLHDGTTSWAWLCLSCCLLSAWCPVGAEVGPTLDPESGEPMQGDWEWGSGSFNLQDLLHSFPADSPFVTETPGNPVNCSQRFWLPSASPVCWDDIAGPEEFEQSRLLVLQNRAALQAVSLASEVVVEGGTSASFKQQALEDLQVVRADYLNVTETTETMQKVFLTLEEKRKEGTEHWTFSSIKEHIAKTKDSINGKDNVAALLEKQFSNLEKSLHIMQLRLDKLMAQ